The genome window TCGGCGCCATCAGCTTCCCTCTCAAGAATCTTTCTGCGGTtttctttatcttcttcttcctgtgCCTCGCGATCAATCTCTTGTGTCATCTCCTTGGGGTCTTCAAACATGACGCCACGCTTTCCCGGCACGAAATTTGTAGCCATATCACCAATAGAGCCTCGTCGATCGAAAAGCGCAGCGACCTGTGGGGACCCAAGTCCAGCCCGGTCAGCACCAATTCCTGACAAGCTTCGTTGGGGTGTAAGTATGACTGTCGGAGTTCGGTTGCTGTTTCTAAAATTATTCTGGAAAAGACCTTGCTTGGGAGTGGACTTGACAGGCGATGGGGTCCTTGAACTAGCTCTTGTCGTTCTGACAGAAGATGGTCGCTTTGGCGAAGCTGAGCGAGGTTTTCGTTGCGTAGAGCGAGGTGTAGCCTTCTTTTCCGATACAACTGAATCGAGTTGAGGCGTAGCTGGTTTGGctgatgttggtgttttggccTTGGTTGACTgcggtgttgttgttgcttttgCAGGTGAAGGTGTGCGAGAGTTTCGAGGATTTGCTTGCGGAGTTGAGATTTTAGTACCAGTGATACTTCGTAGAGCACTCCTTGGAGTCCTTGAGGGTCCGGGGCTTGGTGTCTTAGTCTGCTTATTGCTCGGCGTTGTGGGTTTAGCTTGTTCGTCAACTGCAGTCTTGCTAATAGCGGCCTGAAGCACATCATCAGGACTATCTGCACTATcagcctcctcttccatAACCCGCTTGCCCAGGTTTCGTGAGCCACCTGTCGCTTTGCTGAGAATACCCCCAATGGCAGTGGTCATATCCATACCCATTGTAGCATCgccttcatcctcatccgcATCCTCATGGTCTTCTGGATGGTCAGTTCCGGGTTTTGACAGGATCTGGCCAACTGCAAGAGTCATATCCATGGgggcatcatcatcatcattttCATTTTCGGCACGGTTGACCGTACGCCTTCGAGAAGCAGCTATGCTCTTCCGCTTCTTTTGTGACAGGACTCCGCCTATAACAGTAGTGAGTTCCATTGACATGTCTTCGTTGCCGTCTGACCCCTCATCTTGCTCGAGCGCTGGGCGTTTGATACCACCAATTGCGGTCGTGAACTCCATGGTAGCCTCTTCCATTGGggtatcctcttcctcttcctcttcatcgtcattgtGAGCGCTGGTTCTCTGGGGTTGGCTGACAATACCACCAATTGCACGCGTAACATCCATAGACATATCCTCATCAGGATTATGTTCTTGTGGAGGTTGGGGTTTGATGATGCCCCCTATTACACGAGTGACGTCCATAGACATATCCTCATCGGGATCATACTGCTGTGCGGGTTGGGGCTTAATGATACCGCCGACTGCGCGTGTCATGTCCATATCCATGTCCATACTCATGTTGGTTTCGGTAGCGTCCTCCGTATCTTGCATtgcttgagcttgctgagTCCGAGCTGGAGGCGGTAGATTTTCTTGATCTTGTGCAGCaatgttgttcttgttctctttgccCCATCCAAACATGGGGATATAttcttcgtcctcgtcaaggtcgtcgtcttcttcatcttggagTTGTTGATTGCCAGCTCTTCGCGCAGCCAGTCTGAGTGCTTCATCTAGGGTGGATGACTCTCCATCGGAATCGACCGATCGATCTGAAGCAGCTGTTGTTCCGGTCACATCATCGACAGTCATCATCGTGCCATCGTCGGATTCGCtgctatcatcatcgccatcttcctcaacatcgGCAACCTCTTCGACTGCATCTGCAGGCTCGGAATCTGAACTATAGAGCGTTGTCGCAGTGTCGTCTTCGGAGTTGTGGAAATTGACTGGTGGGAGTCCGGAACTTCgtctctgcttcttctcttcgtcatcgCGTTCCTTTTGCTGAGCGGCGGCATTGGAAAAGGCTGAGTTTCGCCTTGTTGAGTCAGTAGATGTCGTCGAGTCCTGGTTAAATTCAACTTCATGAAACGTGTGTAGAGTTGCCTCGGCAGCAAAAGATACGCGACGGTTTGCAAGAGATTTGCGACGAGCATCGCGACGCTCACGCTCCTCTCGTTCCCGAGCTGCAGCttgctgctcttcttctgtcttgaCTGCGATCTTGGATCCGCTATTATCCGCGCTATTCGGAGTCGAAACTTCTTTTGTTGGTTCTCCAAAGTCAATTAGATCGGGTTGTCTCGGCTTCATAGGCGGTATTTCAGGTATCGGCATGGTTTGTTTGAGAATTGAGCGCGGGGCTCTTGATGGGACTGCAAGAGACTGaatttattagttattacTGTATGGAGTAAACAAGAATCATGTCTCACAGCTCGTCTGTTTCCGTTGGCTTTCATGAGAGCATCCAAGCCACCAGGACCTAAACTCTTGCTCCTCGACTTTTTGCGACTCGCGGCCAACGAACTTGTGACGTCGACGGTCGCATTTTCTTTCTCGAACGCCTTGTTCACATCTGTATGGGCCCCGATTGATCTTCGCGTACGCCTTGTAGCAGGCAAAGTTGCATCAGCGGGTGCCATCATGCGTAATTGAGCTGTTGGGTTTTGTCGAGTCTAAAGTATAACCCCAACATGAAGCGCGACGACGATAAGTGATAGTGGGCTGTGACTTGGCTATCTCGCGTGTGTTTGTTTACTTTGGCTGCCAGGGGGGAGGGTGGGGCCAACATCGATCAACTTCAAATGACCCACTTTCGATCACAGCCATAGTTCACGCCTAGTCACGTGAACTTGAGCCACAGCATTTTTAGTAAAATCACGTGGGTGTCTGGCACCTGCCTCGCGAAAATTACAAGCCCTAATTATCCTTACCTAAGGAAGGCACGCAAAAATTGGTGTTATTTTCTCCTTCCGCCTAGCATAGCCAATCTCAACCTCGCCTCACCCAGCTCAACCACACGCCATCTCGTTACGGTACCTGCCCGAGAAGGATAATTCAAGATGTCAGTGACAGTCCAGCCCAACTGCAGCGTCGAAACCGAATGAATACACGATGTCGAAACCGAATGAGTCGCTAACCTTTGCATCAGGGCGACCGAGTTGACCGTCCAGTCGGAGCGTGCTTTCCAGAAGCAGCCTCACATCTTCCAGAACTcgaagaccaagaccaagagcaCCCGACCGGGCAAGGGTGGCCGACGATGGTACAAGGACGTCGGTCTGGGTTTCCGAACCCCTAAGGCCGCCATTGAGGGCAGCTACATTGGTACGTTCGACAGATTTGAGATTTGGGGACTTGGAGGAGCACACGAAAACGAATTTTGCCAAACGATGGACACATAAACAACGACATCAATCGACCGTGCTGGGAGGGATTTGCGCAAAGAAAATAGACGTTAGAGCGCATCACTAACATTTGGATCTACAGACAAGAAGTGCCCTTTCACCGGTCTCGTCTCTATCCGTGGCCGTATCCTGACCGGTACCGTCGTTTCCACCAAGATGCACCGCACCATCATCATTCGACGAGAGTATCTCCATTTTATCCCCAAGTACTCTCGTTACGAGAAGCGACACAAGAACGTTGCCGCCCACGTCTCCCCCGCTTTCCGTGTTGAGGAGGGTGACCAGGTCACCGTTGGCCAGTGCCGACCCCTCAGCAAGACTGTACGTTTAGAACGAGAGATCTGATATCAGGGATGATCGCTAACATGATTCAAGGTCCGCTTCAACGTCCTGCGTGTCCTGCCCCGAACTGGCAAGGCTGTTAAGAAGTTCTCTAAGTTTTAAGTTGGGACTTTCTTCTGGCATTTTTTTCGGCGTGATAAGCATCAGGAGAGATGGGAAGTTTCTCCTGAAGGGTCGGGCACCGGATGTTGCGTTGCAAATGATTGTGCTATAGATGCAATCGCGAATAAAAAAGGATTCACGAAGACAATTGTTTTGGGTTGATGGTTCAATCGGGCGTGATATGGCTAGGAAAAGGGTCGTCATGATCTCAAGATTACGTTCATACCTTTGACTATTCGCCGACCAAAAAATGCCAGTGCCGTGAGGAACTGTTGTTTAACCTTTGTGATGCGGTTGTGTCTGTGGTGAAGATTCCAGTTCATGATAGATGCAACTGAAGTTTGATGATGACGTGTCGTTTCGCCtgaataaaagaaatatttatGACAATGATATGAGGAATTCCCATCTGAACTAAGTGCTTGATGTTATGATGTCGAACCAGCTGGAATCGTTGGATCCTATGAATTCAATCTTGTCTGATGAACTACAAAAAATGGAGTTGGTAGGTATACAGTGCTGCGTACAGTGCATCGCTGAAATTCTTACCTCCACTTATCACAGTTGAAGCTATAGTTTGGAGTGTCAACTTCAAGTCCAGCTTCGAACTCAATTCCAACCCTTTTCCCGTAGATTGGCGCCAGTTTAGAGAAACAAACTTACTACAATGGGTTGGATATCTTCGGTCCTTGGTACCGACAAGTCGTCAGACCCTCTTTCGAAACTCGATCCAAGCCTTCGCGACTTTCTGGAGAAAGAATCTCCCCTCAAATACCCTTCGAACCAACCTACGAATCCTCCTCCAGCAAATCAGCAGCCCCGAAATGCCGATGCAGCGGTGACAGCTGCAGAACCACAGAAGCCAGTCGTACCTTCGGCAAGCCTGTATCAAGACGGTCGATATGCCCACCTCTGGAAGAACTACCAACCGCTCGCCGAGATCGAGGCAGAGACGGCAACAGATCACGAGAAGCTAATGAGCGTCTTGGAGGCATACAAGGAACGAAAAGAGGCCATTGGCAAGGCGGCATTGGAAAACTGTGCGGAATACCAAGAGGAGTGGGTGAATTGCATGAAGCATGGAAGCTGGGAGGATCAAATGCAGATGTGTAGGCATCAAGTTCGAAGATTCGAGAGGTGTTATATGATGCAATCAGTATGTTGTCTACTTTCGCTTCACTTAACATCTTAGTTCTAACTTTGTTTTAGCGTTTTCTTCGAGCGTTGGGACATGGGTCAGTGGTGGGCAGATCGCCTGAGGTGGAAGAGGATATCCAAATGCACGCCGACTCTCTTTATCAGCGAATGATCAAGCACGAGGAGGCAGTCGAGAAGGCTAAGGCGGAAGGACTGCCGGTTCCGGTCTTCCAGACAACATTAccaaaagccaagaaagaTGCGGTCATGCCCACCGaagaacttcaacaacaatggaAAGAACAGCTTGATAAACTACCAGCTGAGGAACGTGCggttgaagaggctgctCTTCGTGCCGATCTCCAGGCTAAGGCTGAGGTTGCCGGCAGCGTTCAGAAGATCTGGGATACACAGGCGGAGCAGAGAAAACAGAGACAGGCAGAGGGGACCTCTACATTTGGGGATTACATTGCATCTTTGTTTGGAAAATCTGGGAAATAAAACGGCGGGAAAGAGAAGCATATTGTACAATCCTGTATATCATGACGAGCAGACTATGGCACATCGCTCCAAGCTGCATGACTCAGTGTAAGACTATACGAATAAATGTATCAATACAATGACTGTGTTTTTGGTTATTGTTTATTATGAACTTCCATTAATCCAATAACTTAGGATGATTTCCTTGTAGTACCTCTCTATTCACCGGTATGAATATTCGCCACCAATGCGTCGCCactatagtaaatataagCCTTATAAGTAAGCATTAGACAGCTAATACAATCCAAGCAGATTGCAAGGGACTTATTTATGAGAACAATGTACTTTCATCTCATAACTCAGCTAAAATATTGTACCTTTTGCTACCCTAGAGCAGGTGAATAAGTCTCACACTTGTTTCCAACTTGAGCGTCAACTCGCAGCTGTCCTCGTACACATTAGCACGGTTCCGTGGTCTAGTTGGTTATGGCATCTCGTTaacaccgagaaggtccCCGGTTCGATCCCGGGCGGAACCACATTTTTCGTTGTTCTAGGTACTGAAGCACCGATATTATTTTTGTACTGCGGGCAGAAGAGAACAACAGAGCGTGGGTAGGCGAGGTCCCTACCTATATAACTCTATGCTCGGTCTTGGGatatactaatataaagagataaaataaaataaagtttatataCTAGCTGGCATGCTTTGGCAATAAATAAATGCAATTTACTTAAGGTGAAAAGgtttttatctctttatttACTCGTATTATCTTCACAGCAGCTAAATTAATTACAAGTAAGTATTTGTTCATTGTTCTTGGTAGAACAATATCATCTATTCTTTACCTTCATCCACCCACTCGTTCCCCGACGCGGGGAATTCTTATCGCTACCTAGCAAGTCTTTGTTGGGTTGATTCGTATccacaagctcttcttcaactttccATGCATCATCATCCAGAACTTCCCAGTCAGGGGCAGGCGCCTCGCTGagcagcttcttcttgagcttgtcggCCAATTTGATCGGACCGGGAAGCTTGAACGTCTTACTGAACTCGGTGCCCTCAGCTCCGCCGAGGTAGTAGAAAGTTGTGCCGTGGGAATATTGTCCCATGCGGCTGGCTTGGGCATCGGTATCATTCTTAGATGCGCTCGGATCCTTCTTGTTAGATGATAATGGATAGAGGTTTCCACCAACATTTTGGTGATTTGTGAGGAGCTCGTGTAAGTTGCGGCCCATATTGCAAATGTCCTCAAAGTGAGTCCTATCACCTATCGAAACACCTTGCGTACTGCAAGCCCAGGCGATGTTGTAGGCGAGCAAAGTCACACCTTCTATGAAATATGAGAAAGTTGCTGGATCTTCCTTGGCCAACAGCGCTGGTGGTTTGTCAATGAAAAGAGGTCTTGGACGTGAAACACGCTGGGACTCTGTGTCTCCGGAGTGAGAAGGATTCCCTACTCCTGCCTGACTAGGAAATACTGGATCCCCAGATCTGTAAGAAGCAGAGAGATTGAAGATAGTTGGCCGTGGGTAGTCGCGATGAGGAAGAGTAATTGCCGCAGGAAGACGGATTGAAAGATAGTGTGATACGAGCATAAGGATATGACAAATGTGGCTGAGAGATGTTGAAATCATCTCTGGCGTTGATGCTGTAAAGGAGTTAGTATATAGTTAAAAGAGCCGTGGGAGAGCCTACAGTTCATTGTGGCCAAATCGACAACGGGAATTCCGCCAAGGTAATACTCATATTTGCCAGTAGAGCCTTCTTTAATACGTTCAAGTCCATATAGTCGGGCTGCCTCCATACAAAGAAAAGATCTTGTACGAGCCATATCGCCAGCGCTGCGAGACCACTTATACTTAAGTCTGCCAATGTCCGTTTCTATGTCTTTTTGCTGTTTTACTCTGCGCTCAACTAGGCCACCAGATACAGCTGCGATATCCGACTTGCGACGAGAAAGTGCAGCTTTCCGGGCCTGGATCTCCTCTCTGGCAGTTTTGATGTCATTTCTGAGCTTATCGGCAGCGGCCAAAATTTGTGTCGTTCTATCTTCAGCTGTTCGTTGTTGTGCCTGTAGTGATTCCTTGTGAAACTTGTTTGGGGTGCTCGTCTCATCTAATAGTTCGCTTATTTCATTTTGGAGACTCTCGTTTTGCAGGAGAAGTTCCACATTGTTTATGCGACCATCAAGAAGGGAGTTCCGGGCGTCCACGGTACAGAGAAAAGGGAGACGCTCTGTGTCGTGAATGCGATGACAGATATCGCAGTCCATCCTGGCTTTGTATCTTTGCCACTTGCGTTAAGGCAGTTGTCGCTATCTGTTGATCTAAGAAGACCAAGGGAAGCACGTTCAGCCTTCCGGTAATAAAACAGGAAAGGCGGGGCGCATCTTTGTAAGCCCGAGATAAGTGATTGAAAGTGAAAGCCAGATGACTTGTAGgctttgaggttgaagatgggagTCACGAGTCGAGCAATGATAGTGACGGTGCTGTGGCGCATGAACGTAAGCCACACAGGCAGCCAACTAAATGATGCAGGAACACCCACTTCAAGACTTCGACTGTTAGTGAGCAACTATATTTGATTTAAATAACTTCACCATTTAGGTACCGGGAATTAATTTTTCCTTCACTGAACTGTGTCAACTTTGACAGAGAAATCACCACTCCGTGGAATACAAGATTCAAGACTCATTACCGACGCCTCAAGACAGTTGATCAGGCTGCTCACTCGACAGTGCTGCACGTTCCTAACACACACCCCTGTTGCTTGGCCGACAACACCCCTGGCGATTCAACGCGAAATGCCCAACATGGATACAGCACTTCCACTACAAGAAGACGGCGAGAACCATCCCAGTCAAGACGATATCAAACCTTCTGTCCCTGCTCCTGAGGAAACAAACATGAGTAACATCCAGAAACTTCCGCACGCTAGTATAAGGACACCCGAACCTCAAGTTGATCGACAAGCCAACAATTCTGATCCACCAGACACCCCTGGTGCTCTAGAACCGTTTGACTGGGATGAGTTTGAAGCGCGTTATGAGGCTGCTTTGCAAGAGGCAGATGAACGGGAGCGGGAGATTCTGAAGGAGGCAGATGCTCTATCAAAGGTGAGTTCTTTTGAGCAATGACATAGACTGATGAAACTAACGTCTGGCGAGTACTTCAAAATTTGGGCTGCGTCTGCGTCAGCGCACGATGATGAGCGGGCAGCGAAGCGCCTGCAAACACGACGACGCTTTGTGAATCTCGCTGAAGATAAAATGGAACGGAAACAACAGCATTGTGAGCCCGATGTGCTTTTCGTCCCATCCTTTAACCAAATATTGACGCTTTGCAGATGATCAAGTTGTGAGAGCCTTCGAAAGTGCTCTAGCGCTTCTCAAGTCCCAGTGAGCTATCTATGGGCTCTGAGTTGGTGGCGGAAGCTTTAACCGGCTCCATCATCAAACTTTTGGACTGTCTTCTCACAACTTACTTTGCTTGCCAAATATGCTAGCCAGGCTGCCAGGACATATTTATCTCTTTTCACACTGGACGAACTTGATGTTGGTGCATTGGCACGTGACATAATTTCAGCCTGGACGCGTCTTCCGCCAATCTCGCGAAATCGCAAATCATGCCTGATCTCGCGTTAAAGAAAAACCAAGACATGCCGCAATCAAATAATGGAAGTACGACGAATGCGCATGTAATACCCAACATTTCCCCCGTATGTTACCCAAATATGCGCAGTTTGATACTTTACTGATACTTCTAGGATGATCTTGTTGCTTTCCACGAATCCCATTTCTCGCACACAGCCGTCGCCGCCTTCGGATCTGAATTCATAGACTCGCCCCCCCAGGATCAAATTCAAGATGACGCCGTCGACGACACCtgggaggaggaagacgataaCCTGGGCTATTATCCGGATGGTGTGAAAAGGACTTTGACGGATGCGCAAATCGAAATATTTCGACATTCAGAACTCGAAACTCTGcgcaaagagaaagaaagagcGAAACAGCTGGGCTCGAAAGAAACAGCGCCGTCGAGCGAGGCCATGGATTTGAGCGATGATACCCCTACTTCCACGCAAACCAAAAACATGTCTTCCTCATTACCCGCTTCCTTTCAGAGTAATAAGAaacgaaagaagaagaaaggtcTTCAGCGCCCTCGCCCCGAACCGAAACCAGACTTGCGCAAACGAACCTGGGACGTTGTGGACAAGGGCTTGGACTCGCTGGAATACGACTAAGCATGTTCCCTGGATGTAGAAGGGATACTGCTTTTGGAGTCTCGAACGTTACCCACCAAGAGATTTTGATTTGTAAGTTGATACTCCCTAAAGTGTGTTTGAACCTCGTTATGATGAAAACCCTTGTATCGTCATCCTTAGTCGGATCGGGGCTGGAGGTGGACGAAGTATTGGCTTCGGCTGATATTGACACCTCTGCAGCCCTGAAATGTCGAGCAATTAATCTTCTCTCTGAGAAATGAGGCTTTTTATTCGTATTCTTCCTAGCAAGCAGTTTGTTCATGTTGCTAACCCTGATCGTGGTGTAGCATACGGTCTGAATCAGGCCACTTTGACAAGTTTCACAACGCAGCTTGTTCGTATTGTATGTCTTTCGACGACCAATGAAAATATGAGGTAGGCGTTTTGACTCCAGTAGATGTCAAGCCATGTATTTTGTTCAAGGCCTATTCGTGACGCACATGTGTCTGTTTGGTACCAATATTGAATTCGTCTTGTTGTCGGGGTCACAGGGAAACAAGTATATTCTCGAACTACATACCTCTAGGAGATGTGTCTACTGTCTAGACCTACCCTAGGCTTAGCTTGTGCataagataattatatttGTTTAGATGATGACAGGATGTTCATGAAGTAACATTTATTAGCAGACTCAACCCTTTGGCCTTGGAGAGCCTAAGCCCTTCACTGTTTCTCCGACAGCCTCTCAGTCTTTTTAGACTTTATGTAGGTTAGTAGTCCGTAGTCAATTAGAAGTGAATGCCAGAAACAGCCAGGGCGCATCCACTCAATTCAGATACTGCACAAGCCACCATCTATTTGCCTTGTGATTGATTTGGAGGTACTCGTGCCCATTCGGCAGGCCGATAAGCGCCCCAGCGAATCACAGACCAGCCCGCCCGCCAAAACAACGGGGCAAACCTGGACTGGGCTGGACCCGACCTGAAATGCCATCCCACCTTGATTTTGCAAACCAAGTCAAAGCAGGTCCAgcctctcctcttcagcctcttAGACTAGAGACCTTGGGCTGGGCTCGATTAGACATATACGAGTATCTCGGCCTCAAcctctcatcttcagcatctcTATCGCTCCGACCGTCATCGACGTCCCGTgacaccatcttcttctacCGCCTCCCTGCGACGGTCTCGATCTCTGCCCATCATGGCGCGCGTCTACGCCGATGTCAACCAGAGCATGCCCCGCAGTTACTGGGACTACGACAGTGTTAACATCAGTATGCCCTCACCCCACGTGAGAATTCCCTTGACAACGAAGCTGATAACCATGTAGGCTGGGGTGCCCTAGAAAACTACGAGGTCGTCAGAAAGATTGGTATGTCGTCGTTGTCCATTTCGTTTGCTTGGTTATTGACCCCTTGTGCGTCTGTAGGCCGTGGAAAGTACTCTGAAGTCTTTGAAGGCATCAATGTCGTCAACTACCAGAAATGCGTCGTCAAGGTTCTAAAGCctgtgaagaagaagaagatcaagcgCGAGATTAAGATCCTCCAGAATTTGGCCGGAGGTCCTAATGTTGTTGCCTTGCTCGACGTTGTTCGGGATGCGCAGGTTGGTGCCAACTTTCTCAACTGACATTGTCAACATGTAACTGACCACAAACGCGAACAGAGTAAGACGCCGTCCCTCATTTTCGAGCACGTCAACAATACCGATTTCCGAAGCCTCTACCCTAAGTTCAATGACATCGATGTCCGGTTCTATATCTttgagctcctcaaggcTTTGGACTTCTGCCACAGCAAGGGTATTATGCATCGAGATGTTAAGCCTCATAACGTTATGATCGATCATGAGAACCGAAAGGTTGGTCATTCTGGCGTGACACGTCTGACGTAGAGCTTACTGACAGTTTCCAGTTGCGTCTCATCGATTGGGGCCTGGCCGAATTTTATCACCCCGGTACCGAATACAACGTTCGTGTGGCCTCTCGCTATTTCAAGGGTCCAGAACTGTTGGTCGATTTCCAGGAGTATGATTACAGTCTCGACATGTGGAGCCTGGGAGCCATGTTTGCTTCTATGATCTTCCGAAAGGAGCCGTTCTTCCATGGGAACAGTAACTCGGACCAGCTTGTGAAGATTGCAAAGGTTCTCGGTACTGATGATCTGTTTGACTACATTGATAAGTACGAAATTGAACTGGATGCGCAATATGACGACATTCTCGGACGATTCCAGAAGAAGCCCTGGCATAGCTTCGTCACCTCGGAAAACCAGCGATTTGTTTCTAATGAGGCCATCGATTTCCTTGACAAGCTACTGCGATACGACCATCAGGTTTGTTTATAGCTCCGACATCTCCTATTTGATCTAACATTTGTATAGGAGCGTTTGACCGCCAAGGAGGCGCAAGCGCACCCCTACTTCAACCCCGTCCGTGATCCCGAGGTTTTCAAGCAACACCTTGCAGCTGCTAATGGCGCTGCCAACAAGTCTTGAGAGTGCTTGGAGTCGTAGCTCTCCAACACTCATCATCTCTGGCGATCCATCTCGTGGCAACTCTTAACCATGATACCCTGGACCGGCGGTTACTGCTTTCCTTTGTCGGTTTTCCAACCCTGATAGGATACACCCATATTGGGAAGAGAATATCTCAGCCGGATCCGCCTCGATCCTTTCCGCCGTGAAAGCGCGTCTACTCAGTGGCCCTGTGAGATGGATTTCATGAGAATGGGGCTGTATGAGAATATCCTACAGCCTTAGCATGACGTATGATTCGATCGGTTCGGTGCggtgaggagaagcttgcgCGACATGCCGCATCATCTCGGACGTTGTTACGGGGGCGATGTGGAATGAGACAatgtggtttcggcgttCCAGGTTCTGGGGGTTATAGCACATTGAGATCGAGGGCTAATCTAATCACCAACACTCCTAACCTTTTTTTTAGCTTTGTAGTTGGAGGTTTTCATGCTTTTGGGTCAGTTTTTCTCGAGTAGCGTTAAGCATCAAATAAAACCACAGCGCTATGTTTGCTTGTTGTATATTGATTCCCACAAGGCTTTATTTTCTATGGTCTTCTCTACCAAAAGTAATCTGTGAGATCAGAACGGCCATTCATATACAAGTGAAGCAAAAGTCTCGGCCACATTGATAACCATCTATACCACAGGTTCGTAACGTGCCCCCCGGTGTCTTAACAGTGTTGGTAGGACTGGACATCTCATGGAAACGCTTTCTACTGGGGGTCCGTTGGATTTCTCTGGTTAGGGCACTCGCTCGCCAAATCCTCTTTGTTGAAGGACGGACGCTTGCtgtctttgatgttgattTGACTCTGCGCGCTAACTCATCCCGAGACTCGCCGGTGTCTGATTCCGAATCCGACACAAATGAGAGGAGGGATCGGCGTGATGATGGTGCACGAGTAGTACGAATGGAAGCATGACGAGGGGTGTGTGGTTTGTGAGAGCTTGAAGGAGGTTCTGTAACGGGAGTCCTGGTAT of Fusarium oxysporum Fo47 chromosome I, complete sequence contains these proteins:
- a CDS encoding kinase-like domain-containing protein, with protein sequence MARVYADVNQSMPRSYWDYDSVNISWGALENYEVVRKIGRGKYSEVFEGINVVNYQKCVVKVLKPVKKKKIKREIKILQNLAGGPNVVALLDVVRDAQSKTPSLIFEHVNNTDFRSLYPKFNDIDVRFYIFELLKALDFCHSKGIMHRDVKPHNVMIDHENRKLRLIDWGLAEFYHPGTEYNVRVASRYFKGPELLVDFQEYDYSLDMWSLGAMFASMIFRKEPFFHGNSNSDQLVKIAKVLGTDDLFDYIDKYEIELDAQYDDILGRFQKKPWHSFVTSENQRFVSNEAIDFLDKLLRYDHQERLTAKEAQAHPYFNPVRDPEVFKQHLAAANGAANKS